From Astyanax mexicanus isolate ESR-SI-001 chromosome 11, AstMex3_surface, whole genome shotgun sequence, the proteins below share one genomic window:
- the LOC103026020 gene encoding CMRF35-like molecule 3, producing the protein MTLIFFLLLFDRVAGGQVLTGPKVVKQCSGQTIQVSCRYHSFYRDYVKYWCRGYSFYSCSTLIRTDKPTRADGALDIVDYKNEGYFTVRMKNAKPGDNGWYWCAIERISRHVSIAMQLFVTSEAEYCSVPEPTTQYSVRQTTTLPVTTIQTTTTPETTQTTRTSQATSSSTDWTNTKPEVTVKHVIIRIWSIMRWILFAALCFYLICFNLYFKLCGRRK; encoded by the exons ATGACACTCATATTCTTTTTGTTACTGTTTGACAGAG ttGCAGGAGGTCAGGTTCTCACTGGCCCCAAAGTGGTGAAGCAGTGCTCTGGACAAACCATCCAAGTGAGCTGTCGGTATCACTCGTTTTATCGGGACTATGTGAAATACTGGTGCAGGGGCTACAGCTTTTATTCCTGCTCCACCCTCATAAGAACAGATAAACCAACACGCGCTGACGGAGCGCTGGACATAGTGGACTATAAAAATGAAGGTTATTTCACCGTTCGCATGAAGAATGCCAAGCCAGGAGATAACGGATGGTACTGGTGTGCTATAGAAAGAATTAGCCGGCATGTTTCCATCGCCATGCAGCTGTTCGTTACTTCAG AAGCCGAGTATTGCTCTGTGCCGGAGCCAACAACACAGTACAGTGTCAGACAGACGACCACACTACCAGTAACAACCATCCAAACTACAACTACTCCAGAGACAACCCAAACAACACGGACGTCACAAGCTACATCGAGTAGCACAGACTGGACAAATACAAAGCCTGAAGTCACAGTAAAGCACGTAATTATAAGAATCTGGAGTATCATGCGGTGGATCCTCTTCGCAGCACTGTGTTTCTACCTCATCTGCTTCAATTTGTACTTTAAATTGTGTGGCAGAAGAAAGTAA
- the LOC111194716 gene encoding uncharacterized protein LOC111194716 isoform X1 has product MSFFSASALNQAELQLERGALWDRFQFAPPTVWIIGDSYIRRGEEIARSSLGGDLGVQAEVSWFGWGGLRWRDLIPFFNQSLRGKTAPDVLIVHCGGNDLGGMNPVHLSAEMKGDLIDLHRRFPHMKLLLSDITPRRQWRSTTHPKKIDAARKRVNREMCDFILGVEGGVIHHPDIVFHDPRLFLRDRVHLSPLGNQLFLNDIAESLKTFI; this is encoded by the exons ATGTCTTTTTTCAGTGCGTCTGCACTGAATCAGGCCGAGCTCCAGCTGGAGAGAGGTGCATTATGGGACAGATTTCAGTTTG CTCCTCCCACGGTATGGATCATAGGGGACAGCTATATTCGCCGTGGGGAGGAGATAGCGAGGAGCTCACTGGGAGGTGACCTGGGAGTGCAGGCCGAGGTCAGCTGGTTCGGCTGGGGAGGACTGAGGTGGCGAGACCTCATCCCGTTCTTCAACCAATCCCTGAGAGGAAAAACGGCTCCGGACGTGCTGATCGTCCACTGTGGCGGGAACGACCTCGGAGGGATGAACCCCGTTCATCTCAGCGCAGAGATGAAGGGGGATCTGATTGATCTCCACCGTCGTTTCCCACACATGAAACTCCTGCTCTCAGATATCACCCCCCGCCGTCAGTGGAGGTCCACCACTCACCCTAAGAAGATCGACGCGGCCCGGAAACGGGTGAACCGTGAGATGTGCGATTTCATCTTGGGAGTGGAGGGGGGTGTTATTCATCACCCGGACATCGTGTTCCACGACCCTCGGCTCTTCCTCAGAGACCGGGTTCACCTGTCCCCTTTGGGGAACCAACTGTTTTTAAATGACATTGCAGAATCCCTGAAAACCTTTATCTAA
- the LOC111194716 gene encoding uncharacterized protein LOC111194716 isoform X2, with amino-acid sequence MSFFSASALNQAELQLERAPPTVWIIGDSYIRRGEEIARSSLGGDLGVQAEVSWFGWGGLRWRDLIPFFNQSLRGKTAPDVLIVHCGGNDLGGMNPVHLSAEMKGDLIDLHRRFPHMKLLLSDITPRRQWRSTTHPKKIDAARKRVNREMCDFILGVEGGVIHHPDIVFHDPRLFLRDRVHLSPLGNQLFLNDIAESLKTFI; translated from the exons ATGTCTTTTTTCAGTGCGTCTGCACTGAATCAGGCCGAGCTCCAGCTGGAGAGAG CTCCTCCCACGGTATGGATCATAGGGGACAGCTATATTCGCCGTGGGGAGGAGATAGCGAGGAGCTCACTGGGAGGTGACCTGGGAGTGCAGGCCGAGGTCAGCTGGTTCGGCTGGGGAGGACTGAGGTGGCGAGACCTCATCCCGTTCTTCAACCAATCCCTGAGAGGAAAAACGGCTCCGGACGTGCTGATCGTCCACTGTGGCGGGAACGACCTCGGAGGGATGAACCCCGTTCATCTCAGCGCAGAGATGAAGGGGGATCTGATTGATCTCCACCGTCGTTTCCCACACATGAAACTCCTGCTCTCAGATATCACCCCCCGCCGTCAGTGGAGGTCCACCACTCACCCTAAGAAGATCGACGCGGCCCGGAAACGGGTGAACCGTGAGATGTGCGATTTCATCTTGGGAGTGGAGGGGGGTGTTATTCATCACCCGGACATCGTGTTCCACGACCCTCGGCTCTTCCTCAGAGACCGGGTTCACCTGTCCCCTTTGGGGAACCAACTGTTTTTAAATGACATTGCAGAATCCCTGAAAACCTTTATCTAA